The following coding sequences are from one Pusillimonas sp. DMV24BSW_D window:
- a CDS encoding NADP-dependent isocitrate dehydrogenase, which translates to MTSKIIYTLTDEAPALATHSLLPMVEAFARTAGIAMETRDISLGGRILAVFPDKLTAEQKTPDALAELGELAKKPEANIIKLPNISASIPQLKAAIKELQAQGYALPDYPDEPKNDEEKDIKARYDKVKGSAVNPVLREGNSDRRAPLSVKNYARKHPHRMGAWKSDSKAHVASMEEGDFYGSEKSVTVDQAGDVKIELTAKDGGKTVLKEKTALKAGEVIDAAVLSAGKLRSFLEAQIEDAKKQGVLFSVHLKATMMKVSDPVIFGHVVSVFYKEVLAKHADTLEKIGFDPNNGIGDLYAKIAALPEDQQNAIKADIDALYNERPSLAMVNSDKGITNLHVPSDVIIDASMPVVVRDSGTMWNSKGEQQEAKAVIPDRCYSGVYQAVIEDCKKNGALDPATMGSVPNVGLMAQAAEEYGSHDKTFVIPADGVVRVTDAAGNVLLEHEVEKGDLWRMCQTKDAAIQDWVKLAVTRARLSNTPAVFWLDAQRGHDAQLIQKVERYLKDHDTNGLDIRIMKPVDATLFSLERIRQGKDTISVTGNVLRDYLTDLFPILEVGTSAKMLSIVPLMAGGGLFETGAGGSAPKHVQQFVEEGFLRWDSLGEFLALAASLEHLGNAYNNPRAKLLAETLDQATGKLLDENKSPERKVGGLDNRGSHFYLIMFWAQALASQTTDTELQGKFTQLAKTLKENEAKILEELKATQGKPVDIGGYYRPDSAKADAAMQPSATLNTAIAALA; encoded by the coding sequence ATGACTTCTAAGATTATCTATACCCTGACCGACGAGGCGCCTGCTCTGGCAACCCATTCCCTGCTTCCCATGGTAGAGGCTTTTGCGCGCACCGCCGGGATCGCCATGGAAACGCGTGACATCTCGCTGGGGGGGCGAATTTTGGCGGTGTTTCCCGATAAGCTGACTGCCGAGCAGAAAACCCCCGATGCGTTGGCCGAGTTAGGTGAGCTGGCGAAAAAGCCGGAAGCCAACATTATTAAATTACCGAATATCAGTGCCTCTATTCCCCAACTGAAAGCAGCAATTAAAGAATTGCAGGCTCAGGGCTACGCCTTGCCTGATTATCCCGACGAGCCCAAGAACGATGAAGAAAAAGACATTAAGGCACGTTACGACAAAGTCAAAGGCAGTGCGGTCAATCCCGTTTTGCGCGAAGGTAACTCTGATCGCCGGGCGCCTTTGTCGGTAAAGAATTATGCGCGCAAGCATCCGCATCGTATGGGCGCCTGGAAGTCCGATTCCAAAGCGCATGTCGCCAGCATGGAAGAGGGCGACTTTTATGGTAGTGAGAAATCGGTTACGGTCGACCAGGCGGGCGATGTCAAAATCGAATTGACTGCAAAAGACGGCGGCAAAACGGTTTTGAAAGAAAAAACCGCCTTGAAAGCCGGTGAAGTCATTGATGCGGCAGTGCTGTCGGCCGGCAAATTACGCAGCTTTCTGGAAGCGCAAATTGAAGATGCCAAAAAACAGGGTGTGCTGTTTTCCGTGCATCTGAAAGCGACCATGATGAAGGTGTCCGACCCGGTAATTTTTGGTCATGTGGTGTCGGTTTTCTATAAAGAGGTATTGGCCAAGCACGCTGATACGCTTGAAAAGATTGGTTTTGATCCCAACAACGGCATTGGCGATTTGTACGCAAAAATCGCGGCGTTACCTGAAGATCAGCAAAATGCGATCAAGGCTGATATCGACGCTTTGTATAACGAGCGCCCTTCGTTGGCCATGGTGAATTCCGATAAAGGCATCACCAACCTGCACGTGCCCAGCGACGTCATTATCGATGCTTCTATGCCTGTCGTGGTGCGTGATTCCGGCACCATGTGGAATTCAAAAGGTGAGCAGCAGGAAGCGAAGGCTGTGATTCCAGATCGCTGCTATTCCGGCGTGTATCAGGCGGTTATTGAAGACTGCAAGAAAAATGGTGCCCTTGACCCGGCAACGATGGGCAGTGTGCCTAACGTCGGCCTGATGGCGCAGGCGGCTGAAGAATACGGTTCTCACGATAAAACCTTTGTGATTCCTGCCGACGGCGTGGTGCGCGTCACCGATGCCGCGGGCAACGTGTTGCTTGAGCACGAGGTGGAAAAAGGGGATTTGTGGCGCATGTGCCAAACCAAAGACGCCGCCATTCAAGACTGGGTCAAGCTGGCGGTAACACGCGCACGCCTAAGCAACACGCCGGCAGTTTTCTGGCTTGACGCACAACGCGGTCACGATGCCCAACTGATTCAGAAGGTAGAGCGCTACCTGAAAGACCACGATACAAACGGTCTGGATATCCGCATTATGAAGCCGGTTGATGCCACGCTGTTCTCACTCGAGCGCATTCGCCAAGGTAAAGACACTATTTCGGTGACCGGCAACGTGTTGCGCGACTACCTTACCGACCTGTTCCCTATTCTGGAAGTGGGTACCAGTGCGAAAATGCTGTCCATCGTACCGCTGATGGCCGGTGGTGGTTTGTTTGAAACCGGTGCGGGTGGTTCAGCGCCCAAACACGTTCAGCAGTTTGTGGAAGAGGGCTTCCTGCGTTGGGATTCGTTGGGCGAGTTCCTGGCTTTGGCGGCATCGCTGGAGCATCTGGGTAATGCTTACAACAACCCACGCGCTAAACTGCTCGCTGAAACGCTTGATCAGGCTACGGGTAAGTTGCTCGATGAAAACAAGTCGCCCGAGCGTAAGGTGGGTGGTCTTGATAACCGCGGCAGCCACTTCTATTTAATTATGTTCTGGGCGCAAGCGCTGGCTTCACAAACCACCGATACAGAATTGCAGGGCAAGTTTACGCAATTGGCGAAAACGCTCAAAGAAAATGAAGCGAAGATTCTGGAAGAGCTGAAGGCAACCCAAGGCAAGCCGGTTGATATCGGTGGTTATTATCGTCCGGATAGCGCCAAGGCCGACGCCGCAATGCAGCCCAGTGCAACGCTGAATACTGCTATTGCCGCGTTGGCGTAA